In a single window of the Platichthys flesus chromosome 5, fPlaFle2.1, whole genome shotgun sequence genome:
- the tab1 gene encoding TGF-beta-activated kinase 1 and MAP3K7-binding protein 1 isoform X1, which yields MQQHPSNMAAQRRTLMQSHQSWTDDLPLCQMCGVGSATNCVYGPDDKGTQSHPNEDGHLRFRGEDGCFLYGVFNGYDGGRVASFASQCLTAELLLGQLKSSHTDSDVRRILTQAFDVVEKSYFETIDHALAEKAHLSTYVLPHNENVSFHQLSPQSQKVQERLKELEQEVSGGATAVVALILNNKLYIANVGTNRVLLCKSSSDGQNQVLQIGRPHNTDNEDELQRLAALGVDSARVRQAGQIAGQSSTRRLGDYRVKLNYTEIDLLSSAKTKPIIAEPEIPVSQSLDSVTGFLLLLSEGLINALESAHGTEQANQEIVAMVAAELALQTSLEAVAQSVVERVKRLHHDVYVSGRQRATYCSQHEDMTLLIRTLNYPLAEGALTPTQGGRIYPVSVPYSNSQSTSKTSVTLSLVMPSQNTLTNGTNTASTLEEGTPTPGSQSPTATLQSTNTQTQSSSSSSGDGSLFRQRGSQAAQPDETGRVPPYVDFTQFYSLWGSDHCDGQSTQGGLGPQ from the exons ATGCAGCAGCACCCGTCCAACATGGCGGCGCAGCGCAGGACTTTGATGCAAAGC CATCAGAGCTGGACAGACGACCTGCCGCTGTGTCAGATGTGTGGCGTCGGCTCAGCCACCAACTGTGTGTACGGCCCCGACGATAAAGGAACCCAGAGCCATCCCAATGAGGACGGACACCTCCGGTTCAG aggcGAGGATGGCTGCTTCCTGTACGGGGTGTTTAACGGCTACGATGGCGGCAGAGTGGCCAGCTTCGCCTCCCAGTGTCTGACCGCTGAGCTGCTCCTGGGTCAGCTCAAATCCAGCCACACAGACAGTGACGTCCGCAGGATCCTCACTCAG gcGTTCGACGTGGTGGAGAAGAGCTACTTCGAGACTATAGACCACGCTCTGGCGGAGAAGGCTCACCTTTCCACCTACGTCCTGCCGCACAACGAG AATGTGTCCTTCCACCAGCTTTCTCCTCAGAGTCAGAAGGTGCAGGAGCGTCTGAAGGAGCTCGAGCAGGAGGTGTCAGGAGGAGCTACAGCTGTGGTGGCGCTGATCCTCAACAACAAGCTCTACATCGCTAATGTTG GTACCAACCGGGTGCTGCTGTGTAAGTCCAGCAGCGATGGCCAGAATCAGGTTCTCCAGATCGGCCGACCACACAACACCGACAATGAGGACGAGCTGCAGCGACTCGCCGCTCTGG GTGTGGACTCTGCTCGTGTGAGGCAGGCGGGACAGATAGCGGGACAGAGCAGCACCAGGAGACTGGGAGACTACCGGGTCAAATTAAACTACACTGAAATCGACCTGCTCAG TTCTGCAAAGACAAAACCAATCATTGCGGAGCCTGAGATTCCCGTCAGCCAATCGTTGGACAGTGTGACGGGCTTCTTGTTGCTCTTGTCAGAAGGACTAATCAATGCTCTTGAGTCAGCCCATGGCACCGAACAGGCCAATCAG GAAATTGTTGCCATGGTAGCAGCAGAGCTGGCCCTCCAGACCAGTCTGGAAGCCGTGGCCCAGTCGGTGGTGGAGCGCGTCAAGCGGCTGCACCACGACGTCTACGTGTCCGGCCGTCAGAGGGCGACCTACTGTTCTCAGCACGAGGACATGACGCTGCTCATCCGGACGCTCAACTACCCGCTGGCTGAAGGAGCGCTCACACCCACTCAGG GGGGCCGTATCTACCCAGTGTCTGTGCCCTACTCCAACAGCCAGAGCACCAGTAAAACCAGCGTCACCCTCTCACTGGTCATGCCCTCCCAAAATACCCTCACCAATGGAACCAACACCGCGTCCACCTTAGAGGAAGGCACCCCCACGCCAGG CAGTCAGAGCCCCACGGCGACCCTCCAGTCCACCAACACCCAGACGcagagctccagctccagctcggGAGACGGGAGCCTGTTCCGCCAGAGAGGCAGTCAGGCAGCGCAGCCCGACGAGACGGGCAGAGTCCCGCCCTACGTGGACTTCACTCAGTTTTACAGCCTGTGGGGAAGTGACCACTGTGACGGCCAGAGCACCCAGGGAGGACTGGGACCCCAGTGA
- the tab1 gene encoding TGF-beta-activated kinase 1 and MAP3K7-binding protein 1 isoform X4, giving the protein MCGVGSATNCVYGPDDKGTQSHPNEDGHLRFRGEDGCFLYGVFNGYDGGRVASFASQCLTAELLLGQLKSSHTDSDVRRILTQAFDVVEKSYFETIDHALAEKAHLSTYVLPHNENVSFHQLSPQSQKVQERLKELEQEVSGGATAVVALILNNKLYIANVGTNRVLLCKSSSDGQNQVLQIGRPHNTDNEDELQRLAALGVDSARVRQAGQIAGQSSTRRLGDYRVKLNYTEIDLLSSAKTKPIIAEPEIPVSQSLDSVTGFLLLLSEGLINALESAHGTEQANQEIVAMVAAELALQTSLEAVAQSVVERVKRLHHDVYVSGRQRATYCSQHEDMTLLIRTLNYPLAEGALTPTQGGRIYPVSVPYSNSQSTSKTSVTLSLVMPSQNTLTNGTNTASTLEEGTPTPGSQSPTATLQSTNTQTQSSSSSSGDGSLFRQRGSQAAQPDETGRVPPYVDFTQFYSLWGSDHCDGQSTQGGLGPQ; this is encoded by the exons ATGTGTGGCGTCGGCTCAGCCACCAACTGTGTGTACGGCCCCGACGATAAAGGAACCCAGAGCCATCCCAATGAGGACGGACACCTCCGGTTCAG aggcGAGGATGGCTGCTTCCTGTACGGGGTGTTTAACGGCTACGATGGCGGCAGAGTGGCCAGCTTCGCCTCCCAGTGTCTGACCGCTGAGCTGCTCCTGGGTCAGCTCAAATCCAGCCACACAGACAGTGACGTCCGCAGGATCCTCACTCAG gcGTTCGACGTGGTGGAGAAGAGCTACTTCGAGACTATAGACCACGCTCTGGCGGAGAAGGCTCACCTTTCCACCTACGTCCTGCCGCACAACGAG AATGTGTCCTTCCACCAGCTTTCTCCTCAGAGTCAGAAGGTGCAGGAGCGTCTGAAGGAGCTCGAGCAGGAGGTGTCAGGAGGAGCTACAGCTGTGGTGGCGCTGATCCTCAACAACAAGCTCTACATCGCTAATGTTG GTACCAACCGGGTGCTGCTGTGTAAGTCCAGCAGCGATGGCCAGAATCAGGTTCTCCAGATCGGCCGACCACACAACACCGACAATGAGGACGAGCTGCAGCGACTCGCCGCTCTGG GTGTGGACTCTGCTCGTGTGAGGCAGGCGGGACAGATAGCGGGACAGAGCAGCACCAGGAGACTGGGAGACTACCGGGTCAAATTAAACTACACTGAAATCGACCTGCTCAG TTCTGCAAAGACAAAACCAATCATTGCGGAGCCTGAGATTCCCGTCAGCCAATCGTTGGACAGTGTGACGGGCTTCTTGTTGCTCTTGTCAGAAGGACTAATCAATGCTCTTGAGTCAGCCCATGGCACCGAACAGGCCAATCAG GAAATTGTTGCCATGGTAGCAGCAGAGCTGGCCCTCCAGACCAGTCTGGAAGCCGTGGCCCAGTCGGTGGTGGAGCGCGTCAAGCGGCTGCACCACGACGTCTACGTGTCCGGCCGTCAGAGGGCGACCTACTGTTCTCAGCACGAGGACATGACGCTGCTCATCCGGACGCTCAACTACCCGCTGGCTGAAGGAGCGCTCACACCCACTCAGG GGGGCCGTATCTACCCAGTGTCTGTGCCCTACTCCAACAGCCAGAGCACCAGTAAAACCAGCGTCACCCTCTCACTGGTCATGCCCTCCCAAAATACCCTCACCAATGGAACCAACACCGCGTCCACCTTAGAGGAAGGCACCCCCACGCCAGG CAGTCAGAGCCCCACGGCGACCCTCCAGTCCACCAACACCCAGACGcagagctccagctccagctcggGAGACGGGAGCCTGTTCCGCCAGAGAGGCAGTCAGGCAGCGCAGCCCGACGAGACGGGCAGAGTCCCGCCCTACGTGGACTTCACTCAGTTTTACAGCCTGTGGGGAAGTGACCACTGTGACGGCCAGAGCACCCAGGGAGGACTGGGACCCCAGTGA
- the tab1 gene encoding TGF-beta-activated kinase 1 and MAP3K7-binding protein 1 isoform X2 yields MQQHPSNMAAQRRTLMQSHQSWTDDLPLCQMCGVGSATNCVYGPDDKGTQSHPNEDGHLRFRGEDGCFLYGVFNGYDGGRVASFASQCLTAELLLGQLKSSHTDSDVRRILTQAFDVVEKSYFETIDHALAEKAHLSTYVLPHNENVSFHQLSPQSQKVQERLKELEQEVSGGATAVVALILNNKLYIANVGTNRVLLCKSSSDGQNQVLQIGRPHNTDNEDELQRLAALGVDSARVRQAGQIAGQSSTRRLGDYRVKLNYTEIDLLSSAKTKPIIAEPEIPVSQSLDSVTGFLLLLSEGLINALESAHGTEQANQEIVAMVAAELALQTSLEAVAQSVVERVKRLHHDVYVSGRQRATYCSQHEDMTLLIRTLNYPLAEGALTPTQGGRIYPVSVPYSNSQSTSKTSVTLSLVMPSQNTLTNGTNTASTLEEGTPTPGQSPTATLQSTNTQTQSSSSSSGDGSLFRQRGSQAAQPDETGRVPPYVDFTQFYSLWGSDHCDGQSTQGGLGPQ; encoded by the exons ATGCAGCAGCACCCGTCCAACATGGCGGCGCAGCGCAGGACTTTGATGCAAAGC CATCAGAGCTGGACAGACGACCTGCCGCTGTGTCAGATGTGTGGCGTCGGCTCAGCCACCAACTGTGTGTACGGCCCCGACGATAAAGGAACCCAGAGCCATCCCAATGAGGACGGACACCTCCGGTTCAG aggcGAGGATGGCTGCTTCCTGTACGGGGTGTTTAACGGCTACGATGGCGGCAGAGTGGCCAGCTTCGCCTCCCAGTGTCTGACCGCTGAGCTGCTCCTGGGTCAGCTCAAATCCAGCCACACAGACAGTGACGTCCGCAGGATCCTCACTCAG gcGTTCGACGTGGTGGAGAAGAGCTACTTCGAGACTATAGACCACGCTCTGGCGGAGAAGGCTCACCTTTCCACCTACGTCCTGCCGCACAACGAG AATGTGTCCTTCCACCAGCTTTCTCCTCAGAGTCAGAAGGTGCAGGAGCGTCTGAAGGAGCTCGAGCAGGAGGTGTCAGGAGGAGCTACAGCTGTGGTGGCGCTGATCCTCAACAACAAGCTCTACATCGCTAATGTTG GTACCAACCGGGTGCTGCTGTGTAAGTCCAGCAGCGATGGCCAGAATCAGGTTCTCCAGATCGGCCGACCACACAACACCGACAATGAGGACGAGCTGCAGCGACTCGCCGCTCTGG GTGTGGACTCTGCTCGTGTGAGGCAGGCGGGACAGATAGCGGGACAGAGCAGCACCAGGAGACTGGGAGACTACCGGGTCAAATTAAACTACACTGAAATCGACCTGCTCAG TTCTGCAAAGACAAAACCAATCATTGCGGAGCCTGAGATTCCCGTCAGCCAATCGTTGGACAGTGTGACGGGCTTCTTGTTGCTCTTGTCAGAAGGACTAATCAATGCTCTTGAGTCAGCCCATGGCACCGAACAGGCCAATCAG GAAATTGTTGCCATGGTAGCAGCAGAGCTGGCCCTCCAGACCAGTCTGGAAGCCGTGGCCCAGTCGGTGGTGGAGCGCGTCAAGCGGCTGCACCACGACGTCTACGTGTCCGGCCGTCAGAGGGCGACCTACTGTTCTCAGCACGAGGACATGACGCTGCTCATCCGGACGCTCAACTACCCGCTGGCTGAAGGAGCGCTCACACCCACTCAGG GGGGCCGTATCTACCCAGTGTCTGTGCCCTACTCCAACAGCCAGAGCACCAGTAAAACCAGCGTCACCCTCTCACTGGTCATGCCCTCCCAAAATACCCTCACCAATGGAACCAACACCGCGTCCACCTTAGAGGAAGGCACCCCCACGCCAGG TCAGAGCCCCACGGCGACCCTCCAGTCCACCAACACCCAGACGcagagctccagctccagctcggGAGACGGGAGCCTGTTCCGCCAGAGAGGCAGTCAGGCAGCGCAGCCCGACGAGACGGGCAGAGTCCCGCCCTACGTGGACTTCACTCAGTTTTACAGCCTGTGGGGAAGTGACCACTGTGACGGCCAGAGCACCCAGGGAGGACTGGGACCCCAGTGA
- the tab1 gene encoding TGF-beta-activated kinase 1 and MAP3K7-binding protein 1 isoform X3: MQQHPSNMAAQRRTLMQSHQSWTDDLPLCQMCGVGSATNCVYGPDDKGTQSHPNEDGHLRFRGEDGCFLYGVFNGYDGGRVASFASQCLTAELLLGQLKSSHTDSDVRRILTQAFDVVEKSYFETIDHALAEKAHLSTYVLPHNELSPQSQKVQERLKELEQEVSGGATAVVALILNNKLYIANVGTNRVLLCKSSSDGQNQVLQIGRPHNTDNEDELQRLAALGVDSARVRQAGQIAGQSSTRRLGDYRVKLNYTEIDLLSSAKTKPIIAEPEIPVSQSLDSVTGFLLLLSEGLINALESAHGTEQANQEIVAMVAAELALQTSLEAVAQSVVERVKRLHHDVYVSGRQRATYCSQHEDMTLLIRTLNYPLAEGALTPTQGGRIYPVSVPYSNSQSTSKTSVTLSLVMPSQNTLTNGTNTASTLEEGTPTPGSQSPTATLQSTNTQTQSSSSSSGDGSLFRQRGSQAAQPDETGRVPPYVDFTQFYSLWGSDHCDGQSTQGGLGPQ, from the exons ATGCAGCAGCACCCGTCCAACATGGCGGCGCAGCGCAGGACTTTGATGCAAAGC CATCAGAGCTGGACAGACGACCTGCCGCTGTGTCAGATGTGTGGCGTCGGCTCAGCCACCAACTGTGTGTACGGCCCCGACGATAAAGGAACCCAGAGCCATCCCAATGAGGACGGACACCTCCGGTTCAG aggcGAGGATGGCTGCTTCCTGTACGGGGTGTTTAACGGCTACGATGGCGGCAGAGTGGCCAGCTTCGCCTCCCAGTGTCTGACCGCTGAGCTGCTCCTGGGTCAGCTCAAATCCAGCCACACAGACAGTGACGTCCGCAGGATCCTCACTCAG gcGTTCGACGTGGTGGAGAAGAGCTACTTCGAGACTATAGACCACGCTCTGGCGGAGAAGGCTCACCTTTCCACCTACGTCCTGCCGCACAACGAG CTTTCTCCTCAGAGTCAGAAGGTGCAGGAGCGTCTGAAGGAGCTCGAGCAGGAGGTGTCAGGAGGAGCTACAGCTGTGGTGGCGCTGATCCTCAACAACAAGCTCTACATCGCTAATGTTG GTACCAACCGGGTGCTGCTGTGTAAGTCCAGCAGCGATGGCCAGAATCAGGTTCTCCAGATCGGCCGACCACACAACACCGACAATGAGGACGAGCTGCAGCGACTCGCCGCTCTGG GTGTGGACTCTGCTCGTGTGAGGCAGGCGGGACAGATAGCGGGACAGAGCAGCACCAGGAGACTGGGAGACTACCGGGTCAAATTAAACTACACTGAAATCGACCTGCTCAG TTCTGCAAAGACAAAACCAATCATTGCGGAGCCTGAGATTCCCGTCAGCCAATCGTTGGACAGTGTGACGGGCTTCTTGTTGCTCTTGTCAGAAGGACTAATCAATGCTCTTGAGTCAGCCCATGGCACCGAACAGGCCAATCAG GAAATTGTTGCCATGGTAGCAGCAGAGCTGGCCCTCCAGACCAGTCTGGAAGCCGTGGCCCAGTCGGTGGTGGAGCGCGTCAAGCGGCTGCACCACGACGTCTACGTGTCCGGCCGTCAGAGGGCGACCTACTGTTCTCAGCACGAGGACATGACGCTGCTCATCCGGACGCTCAACTACCCGCTGGCTGAAGGAGCGCTCACACCCACTCAGG GGGGCCGTATCTACCCAGTGTCTGTGCCCTACTCCAACAGCCAGAGCACCAGTAAAACCAGCGTCACCCTCTCACTGGTCATGCCCTCCCAAAATACCCTCACCAATGGAACCAACACCGCGTCCACCTTAGAGGAAGGCACCCCCACGCCAGG CAGTCAGAGCCCCACGGCGACCCTCCAGTCCACCAACACCCAGACGcagagctccagctccagctcggGAGACGGGAGCCTGTTCCGCCAGAGAGGCAGTCAGGCAGCGCAGCCCGACGAGACGGGCAGAGTCCCGCCCTACGTGGACTTCACTCAGTTTTACAGCCTGTGGGGAAGTGACCACTGTGACGGCCAGAGCACCCAGGGAGGACTGGGACCCCAGTGA